The Glycine soja cultivar W05 chromosome 6, ASM419377v2, whole genome shotgun sequence genome has a window encoding:
- the LOC114414156 gene encoding uncharacterized protein LOC114414156, whose protein sequence is MEFRGCRRGSRFSSYERLAAIGLAILAVASPLYIDRKAECELEDEEQPINVDVLLPFLLFLLTLGIALSASMDRSFAGFDRYWIHRVIGSSGGILAILTVLFLILKFKSSL, encoded by the coding sequence ATGGAATTTAGAGGTTGCAGAAGGGGAAGCAGATTTTCATCATATGAGAGATTGGCTGCCATAGGATTGGCGATTCTGGCTGTGGCTTCTCCTCTCTATATAGACCGCAAAGCAGAGTGTGAGTTGGAAGATGAGGAGCAACCCATCAACGTTGATGTTTTGTTACCTTTTCTGCTCTTTCTATTGACTTTGGGCATAGCTTTATCAGCTTCCATGGACAGGAGCTTTGCAGGGTTTGATCGTTACTGGATTCATAGAGTCATTGGTTCTTCTGGCGGTATTCTTGCCATTCTTActgttctttttcttattttgaaatttaaatcgTCTCTGTGA
- the LOC114414852 gene encoding ylmG homolog protein 2, chloroplastic-like → MAANDSSTEIDTKKLSNCWGNAQMPFALPTLLSSPPQHLHTSFTTAADNFFRFLHSLASHNSFLNKILSLPSEFHTLCVQIGKQRNVRLVSGHNFAAVLPGDSVAGLVVANGVLNFLNIYNTLLIVRLVLTWFPNTPPSIVSPLSTICDPYLNIFRGLIPPLGGTLDLSPILAFLVLNAFTSTASALPAELPVTEQSKQGLAAPLHSTNLTTSQKKWLTRFQGNRSRTSGADAK, encoded by the exons ATGGCTGCCAACGACTCGTCCACCGAGATTGATACTAAGAAGCTTTCGAATTGTTGGGGAAATGCTCAAATGCCCTTTGCACTCCCCACTCTCCTCTCTTCACCACCCCAACACCTCCACACATCATTCACCACTGCCGCTGACAATTTTTTCAGATTTCTACACTCCCTTGCTTCTCATAACTCTTTCCTCAACAAAATTCTCTCTCTCCCCTCCGAATTTCACACCCTTTGCGTGCAG ATTGGGAAGCAAAGGAACGTGAGGTTGGTTTCTGGTCATAATTTCGCTGCCGTTTTGCCTGGGGATTCGGTGGCAGGGCTGGTGGTGGCGAATGGGGTTCTGAATTTCTTGAACATTTACAACACTTTGCTCATTGTCAGGCTTGTTTTGACATGGTTTCCCAACACTCCTCCTTCCATTGTTAGTCCTCTCAG CACCATATGTGACCCATACCTGAACATATTCCGTGGACTTATTCCCCCTCTGGGAGGAACGCTGGATCTCTCTCCCATCCTAGCATTCTTGGTCCTAAATGCCTTCACCAGCACTGCTTCTGCACTCCCTGCTGAGCTTCCAGTCACAGAACAATCCAAACAAGGCCTTGCAGCACCATTGCACTCCACTAACCTTACTACTTCACAGAAGAAATGGTTGACACGGTTTCAAGGGAACAGGTCAAGGACATCTGGTGCTGATGCTAAATAG